A single genomic interval of Nodosilinea sp. PGN35 harbors:
- a CDS encoding inositol monophosphatase family protein: MPFSSESDLQRWLDSATEAALSAGAVLQHYWGNLTTIDEKGRSGDLVTEADRSAERAVMAVLERHLPADHDILAEESGVIRGREAGLLWAIDPLDGTTNYTHQYPFCAVSIGLLAEGEPVLGVVYDPIRHELFRAAQGLGATLNRRPIAVSTTDQLAQSLLVTGFAYDRRETPDNNYAEFCHFTHLTQGVRRGGAAAIDLAYVACGRLDGYWERGLSPWDVAAGVAIVREAGGQVTAYDGAPLDVMSGRLLATNGHLHSAMSQTLGKIRPLVLPDLP; the protein is encoded by the coding sequence ATGCCTTTTTCTTCCGAGTCCGATTTGCAGCGATGGCTCGACAGCGCCACCGAAGCCGCCCTGTCCGCCGGGGCCGTGCTCCAGCACTACTGGGGCAACCTCACCACCATTGACGAAAAAGGCCGCTCCGGCGATCTGGTGACCGAAGCCGATCGCAGCGCCGAGCGCGCCGTCATGGCTGTACTAGAGCGGCACCTGCCCGCCGACCACGACATTCTGGCCGAAGAGTCTGGAGTGATTCGAGGCCGTGAGGCGGGTCTGCTGTGGGCTATCGATCCCCTCGACGGCACCACCAACTACACCCACCAGTATCCCTTCTGCGCAGTGTCCATCGGGCTGCTGGCGGAGGGAGAGCCCGTGCTCGGGGTAGTTTACGACCCCATTCGCCACGAGCTGTTTCGCGCCGCCCAGGGTTTGGGGGCCACCCTCAACCGCCGCCCCATAGCCGTATCGACTACAGATCAGCTGGCCCAGAGCCTGCTGGTGACTGGGTTTGCCTACGATCGCCGCGAAACCCCAGACAACAACTACGCCGAATTTTGCCACTTCACCCACCTCACCCAGGGCGTGCGCCGGGGGGGGGCAGCGGCCATCGATCTGGCCTACGTTGCCTGCGGTCGGTTAGATGGCTACTGGGAGCGGGGGCTATCGCCCTGGGATGTGGCAGCCGGAGTGGCGATCGTGCGCGAAGCGGGCGGGCAGGTTACCGCCTACGACGGCGCACCGCTAGATGTGATGTCGGGGCGACTCCTGGCCACCAACGGCCATCTCCACAGCGCCATGAGCCAGACCCTGGGGAAGATTCGACCGCTCGTGCTGCCCGACCTCCCCTAA